The sequence AACCGATCGTGGTCATCAACAAAGTGGACCGACCGGGCGCCCGCCCGCACTGGGCGTTGGATCAGACCTTCGAGCTCTTCGACCACCTGGGCGCCACCGACGAGCAGCTCGACTTTCCCGTGGTTTATTGCTCGGCGTTCCGCGGTTACGCCGGCCTCGCGAGCGAGGACATCGATCCCGCGGGCGACATGACGCCCCTTTTCGAGACGATTGTTAAATTCGTGCCGTCGCCGAACGTCAATCGCGCGGGTCCGTTCCAGATGCAGATTAGCTCGCTCGCTTATTCGAGCTACGTGGGCGCCATCGGGGTGGGTCGGATCGCCCGCGGCACGGTCAAGGCGAATACCTCGATTGTGGTCGTCGATCGCGACGGCGGGCGCCGCAACGGGCGGATCTTGCAAGTCCTCGGTTTTCACGGATTGCAGCGGATCGAGATGGATGAAGCGAGCGCCGGCGACATCATCGCCATCACCGGTGTCGAACCCTTAACCATTTCCGACACGATTTGTGATCCGAAGACGGTCGAGGCTTTAGCTCCGCTGGCCATCGATGAGCCCACGGTCCGCATGAGCTTCCAGGTGTCGAACTCGCCCTTTGCGGGACGCGCCGGAAAGTTCGTCACCAGCCGCCAGATCCGCGAGCGGCTACAGCGGGAGCTCATCCACAACGTCGCGCTGCGCGTCGAGGATACCGGGGATCCGGATAAATTCCTGGTCTCGGGCCGCGGCGAGTTGCACCTCTCGATTTTGATCGAAAACATGCGCCGCGAGGGTTATGAGCTGTCGGTCGGGCGGCCCCAAGTCATCGTCAAGGAGATTGATGGCCGGCTCTGCGAACCTTATGAGCAACTCGCCGTCGATGTGCCGGTGGAGGGTCAGGGCGCGGTCATGGAACGGCTGGGTATGCGTAAAGGGGATCTGACGAACATGCAACCCGACGGCCGGGGCCGGGTGCGGCTCGATTATCTTATCCCATCGCGGGGGCT is a genomic window of Pseudomonadota bacterium containing:
- the typA gene encoding translational GTPase TypA; translated protein: MNSLDKLRNIAIVAHVDHGKTTLVDRLLQQSGTLGERAAPPERIMDSNDLERERGITILAKNTALRWRGYRINIVDTPGHADFGGEVERILSMVDAVLLLVDAVDGPMPQTRFVTQKAFARGLKPIVVINKVDRPGARPHWALDQTFELFDHLGATDEQLDFPVVYCSAFRGYAGLASEDIDPAGDMTPLFETIVKFVPSPNVNRAGPFQMQISSLAYSSYVGAIGVGRIARGTVKANTSIVVVDRDGGRRNGRILQVLGFHGLQRIEMDEASAGDIIAITGVEPLTISDTICDPKTVEALAPLAIDEPTVRMSFQVSNSPFAGRAGKFVTSRQIRERLQRELIHNVALRVEDTGDPDKFLVSGRGELHLSILIENMRREGYELSVGRPQVIVKEIDGRLCEPYEQLAVDVPVEGQGAVMERLGMRKGDLTNMQPDGRGRVRLDYLIPSRGLFGFRTEFLSVTSGTGLLYHTFESYAPMKPGELGQRTNGVLISIGEGRALAYALFNLQERGRLLIGPGEDVYTGMIIGIHARANDLIVNPMKAKQLTNIRAAGSDENIILTPPIRFDLEQALEFIDDDELVEITPKAIRLRKKLLNEHQRKRAERAASGA